One segment of Desulfatirhabdium butyrativorans DSM 18734 DNA contains the following:
- a CDS encoding DegT/DnrJ/EryC1/StrS family aminotransferase, whose translation MNVPLLDLTRQYDQIRDRLTPRLTALLESQQFILGEPVRQFEAEMADYCGVPFAVGVSSGTDALLISLMAIGTRPGDLVITSPYTFFATAGAIARLGAIPLFVDIEPRTFTIDPAKLAHTIDDLKPSDRERLKAIIPVHLYGQCADMGPITEIARTFHLSIIEDAAQAIGAEYGGKRAGSMGDYGCFSFFPSKNLGGFGDGGLVSAQSESDRDHLVRLRVHGGAERYRHTEIGGNFRLDALQALVLSVKLAYLDQWTAMRRDNAARYRMLFADAGLQEHVGLPIEVNGKHVYNQFVIRAPRHRDALQRHLAENGIGVAIYYPIPLHLQPCFAYLGQQAGDFPQSERAAGETLALPIFPELEPAQMERVVDIIASYFRRHT comes from the coding sequence GACCCGGCAATACGACCAGATTCGGGATCGTCTGACGCCCCGTCTGACGGCGCTTCTGGAATCCCAGCAATTCATTCTCGGAGAACCCGTCCGCCAATTCGAGGCCGAAATGGCCGATTACTGCGGCGTCCCCTTTGCCGTCGGCGTCTCCTCCGGAACCGATGCCCTGCTGATCTCCCTGATGGCCATCGGTACCCGGCCAGGCGATCTCGTCATCACCAGTCCTTACACGTTTTTTGCCACCGCGGGCGCCATTGCCCGCCTTGGCGCAATACCGCTGTTCGTGGATATCGAGCCCCGCACCTTCACGATCGATCCGGCGAAACTGGCGCATACAATCGACGATTTGAAACCATCCGATCGCGAACGGCTCAAGGCCATCATCCCTGTCCATCTCTATGGCCAGTGCGCCGACATGGGCCCCATCACCGAAATCGCCAGAACCTTCCATCTGAGCATCATCGAAGATGCCGCACAGGCCATCGGGGCCGAATATGGGGGAAAACGCGCCGGATCAATGGGCGACTATGGCTGTTTTTCCTTTTTCCCGTCCAAAAATCTGGGCGGATTCGGAGATGGTGGGCTGGTAAGCGCCCAGAGCGAAAGCGACCGGGATCACCTTGTCCGGTTGCGCGTTCATGGCGGAGCCGAGCGCTATCGCCACACGGAAATCGGTGGTAATTTCCGTCTCGATGCCTTGCAGGCGCTCGTTCTTTCGGTCAAGCTCGCATATCTCGATCAATGGACGGCAATGCGGCGGGACAATGCCGCAAGATACCGGATGCTGTTTGCGGACGCCGGACTTCAGGAGCATGTCGGGTTGCCCATCGAAGTCAACGGCAAGCATGTTTACAACCAGTTCGTCATCCGTGCACCCCGACACCGGGACGCACTGCAACGCCATTTGGCCGAAAACGGCATTGGGGTCGCCATTTACTATCCCATTCCGCTGCATCTCCAGCCCTGCTTTGCCTATCTCGGGCAACAGGCCGGCGATTTTCCGCAATCCGAACGGGCGGCCGGCGAAACGCTGGCGCTTCCGATCTTTCCGGAGCTCGAGCCGGCCCAAATGGAGCGGGTGGTTGATATCATCGCGAGCTATTTTCGCCGCCACACGTGA